One part of the Bacillus sp. FJAT-27916 genome encodes these proteins:
- a CDS encoding SDR family NAD(P)-dependent oxidoreductase yields MFEIQGKVAIVTGGANGIGKEAVKAILKKGGIPVIADFNEDLGNQTAEELNVEFVKVDVSDETQVKEMVSYVVEKYGHLDIMVANAGIGGGGSTLDLPTAEYEKYIGVNQNGVFYCSREAIRQMVAQGTGGAVINVSSILGLVGSAGACFYNISKGVVRLMTKSMAVEFAPHNIRVNSIHPGYIITGMVNEDVAGAEGIEMLKSLHPLSKGIERLGKPEEIAHAIIFAIENTFMTGAEIVVDGGYTAQ; encoded by the coding sequence ATGTTTGAAATCCAAGGTAAAGTTGCGATTGTTACAGGTGGAGCAAATGGAATAGGAAAAGAAGCTGTTAAAGCGATCCTGAAAAAAGGCGGGATACCAGTCATTGCAGATTTTAATGAAGACTTGGGAAATCAAACTGCAGAGGAATTAAATGTTGAATTCGTTAAGGTCGATGTATCAGATGAGACTCAAGTGAAAGAAATGGTATCATATGTGGTGGAGAAATATGGTCACCTTGATATTATGGTTGCTAATGCGGGGATTGGCGGTGGAGGCAGTACACTGGACCTTCCAACAGCTGAATATGAGAAATACATTGGCGTTAACCAAAACGGTGTATTCTACTGCAGCCGTGAAGCAATCCGCCAAATGGTTGCGCAAGGCACAGGCGGAGCGGTCATTAACGTTTCTTCTATTCTCGGTTTAGTCGGTTCAGCGGGTGCTTGTTTCTATAACATCAGCAAAGGTGTAGTAAGATTAATGACGAAGTCGATGGCAGTAGAATTCGCACCGCATAATATACGCGTGAATAGTATCCACCCAGGCTATATTATTACGGGCATGGTAAATGAGGACGTGGCAGGAGCGGAAGGAATCGAAATGTTAAAATCACTTCATCCGCTCTCAAAAGGAATCGAACGTCTTGGAAAACCGGAAGAAATTGCGCATGCTATCATTTTCGCCATCGAAAATACCTTTATGACTGGAGCGGAAATTGTCGTAGACGGCGGATATACTGCTCAATAA
- a CDS encoding Xaa-Pro dipeptidyl-peptidase, with amino-acid sequence MRKKVLSISLCSVLSLTLVAGVDSWSAEAENSQNLPASLEPAAKANVLEWKGMPLNGLIPETASDATRIELENGMTKPIYSTDEAIVEELFVETEIDSDRDGKRDRVSIKVYRPKTEPGVKVPVIYEMSPYRSGILNVPVYDVDVELNPVKHPGNGRGGKPFALANGQAANLGSLGNYYVPRGYGVILAESIGTGKSDGCPTTGDEREILGTKAVIDWLNGRAKAYKGDGREVSADWSTGNVGMTGTSYNGTLPNAVAATGVDGLKAIIPVAAISNWYDYYRANGAVIAPGGYQGEDADNMAEAVLTRENPQVCKDVMAELTAGLDRETGDYSEFWADRDYVKDVKNIEAGVLVVHGLNDWNVKTKQFSQWWEALGENDVPRRLWLHQGGHSSPSGNNWPQLQNRWFDYYLYGIENGVMNEPAVDIQREDRTWTKETSWPAAGSAPTRLHLTGTGNDLGALHLKPVPNQPHNKQTIIDDPMKKANTLIVDPELNSANRLAYVTPALTDSVRLSGTPAVSIRASIDRPVANLTALLVDYSQSRPVIVSRGWMDPQNIQSRERSKSIVPGRDYTFEWEMEPKDYVFKAGNQIGIVLIASDYDYTIRPKAGTKITVIPTRSEITLPIVGGRNALNE; translated from the coding sequence TTGAGGAAAAAAGTACTTTCAATCAGTTTGTGTTCTGTTCTGTCTCTTACATTAGTAGCTGGTGTAGATTCATGGTCGGCAGAAGCAGAAAACAGCCAAAATCTACCCGCTTCGCTAGAACCAGCAGCTAAGGCGAATGTTCTAGAGTGGAAGGGGATGCCGCTGAATGGGCTGATCCCGGAAACTGCTTCAGACGCTACGAGAATTGAACTTGAAAATGGAATGACAAAACCAATCTATTCTACTGATGAGGCGATAGTGGAGGAATTGTTCGTTGAGACTGAGATAGACAGCGACAGAGATGGGAAACGTGACCGTGTGTCTATTAAAGTGTACCGTCCAAAAACAGAACCCGGTGTTAAAGTCCCCGTCATTTATGAAATGAGTCCCTATCGCTCCGGAATCCTAAATGTTCCTGTTTATGATGTAGATGTGGAGTTAAATCCTGTTAAACACCCTGGGAATGGTCGAGGAGGAAAGCCATTCGCGCTTGCAAATGGACAGGCTGCCAATCTTGGTTCTTTGGGGAATTACTATGTCCCTCGAGGTTATGGAGTTATTCTGGCAGAGAGTATTGGGACAGGCAAGTCGGATGGGTGTCCAACAACAGGGGATGAACGTGAAATTCTTGGAACGAAAGCGGTTATTGATTGGCTGAACGGGCGGGCAAAAGCTTATAAAGGAGATGGGAGAGAGGTTTCTGCAGATTGGTCCACAGGCAATGTGGGGATGACAGGTACTTCCTACAATGGAACCTTGCCGAATGCAGTTGCTGCCACAGGTGTGGATGGACTAAAAGCGATTATCCCAGTTGCCGCGATTAGCAACTGGTATGACTATTATCGCGCCAACGGAGCAGTTATCGCTCCTGGAGGCTATCAAGGTGAAGATGCGGACAATATGGCTGAAGCTGTCCTTACTCGTGAAAATCCTCAGGTATGTAAAGATGTCATGGCAGAGTTAACAGCTGGACTGGACAGAGAAACAGGGGACTACAGTGAATTCTGGGCAGACCGTGATTATGTGAAGGATGTCAAGAATATCGAGGCCGGTGTTCTCGTTGTTCATGGGCTGAATGATTGGAATGTTAAAACAAAGCAATTCTCACAGTGGTGGGAAGCATTAGGAGAAAATGATGTGCCTCGCAGATTATGGCTCCATCAGGGGGGCCATTCAAGCCCATCCGGCAATAACTGGCCTCAATTACAAAATAGATGGTTTGATTATTATCTCTATGGGATCGAAAATGGGGTTATGAATGAGCCGGCTGTAGATATTCAGCGTGAGGACAGAACTTGGACGAAGGAAACAAGCTGGCCAGCAGCTGGTTCTGCTCCGACAAGACTTCATTTGACAGGTACGGGAAATGATTTAGGAGCCCTGCATCTGAAGCCTGTTCCGAATCAGCCGCATAACAAACAAACGATTATTGATGATCCAATGAAAAAGGCCAATACACTTATTGTCGACCCGGAATTAAATTCCGCTAACCGGTTGGCTTATGTGACGCCGGCATTAACTGATTCAGTTCGGTTGAGCGGGACCCCTGCAGTCAGCATCCGTGCTAGCATTGACCGTCCTGTTGCCAATTTAACGGCCTTGCTCGTTGATTACAGTCAATCAAGACCAGTCATTGTATCGCGCGGCTGGATGGACCCGCAAAACATCCAATCCAGAGAGCGGTCTAAATCAATCGTTCCGGGCAGGGATTACACATTTGAATGGGAAATGGAGCCTAAAGATTATGTATTTAAGGCTGGGAACCAGATTGGAATTGTTCTTATTGCCAGCGATTACGACTACACGATTCGTCCTAAAGCCGGTACAAAAATCACTGTAATACCAACTCGCAGTGAAATTACATTGCCAATTGTCGGCGGGCGTAATGCTTTAAATGAATAG
- a CDS encoding metallophosphoesterase family protein translates to MKALIVSDSHGLYDELHELYARHKDDVDIFIHCGDSELSQEDDVIKPYAAVQGNCDFGDDFPTDSVISLDTWSIYVTHGHLFNVKSTLLNLSLKAKEMGAEIVCFGHSHIAGAEKIDDCLFINPGSIRLPKGSRYKTYAILEKQGNKAIVDFYTLDGEKLPSWHLKTTLS, encoded by the coding sequence ATGAAAGCATTGATCGTCAGTGACAGCCATGGACTCTATGATGAACTGCACGAGCTATATGCCCGCCATAAGGATGATGTAGACATCTTTATCCACTGCGGCGATTCGGAGCTGTCTCAAGAGGATGATGTCATTAAGCCTTATGCAGCTGTACAAGGCAACTGCGACTTTGGTGATGATTTCCCGACCGATAGTGTTATCAGCTTAGATACATGGTCTATCTATGTTACACATGGACACCTATTTAATGTGAAATCCACCTTGCTCAACTTGAGCCTCAAAGCGAAAGAAATGGGCGCAGAGATCGTCTGCTTCGGTCACTCCCACATCGCAGGGGCTGAAAAAATCGATGACTGCCTCTTTATCAACCCTGGCAGCATTCGCCTGCCAAAAGGCAGCCGGTACAAAACATACGCGATCCTCGAAAAACAAGGAAACAAGGCAATCGTTGATTTCTACACATTGGATGGGGAAAAATTACCAAGCTGGCATTTAAAAACAACCCTTTCCTAA
- a CDS encoding TM2 domain-containing protein, whose protein sequence is MKHYENYPVRRKSKGTAYAVWFFLGLLGGHQFYLRNYGMGILYLFTGGFFGIALLIDALRLSKMVDEYNYRFARVHHHYRGNVNTTTNNNSNNIIIINNVTINATKVETRE, encoded by the coding sequence ATGAAACATTATGAGAATTACCCTGTAAGAAGGAAATCCAAAGGCACGGCTTATGCAGTTTGGTTCTTCTTAGGACTGCTTGGAGGACATCAATTCTACTTACGTAATTATGGCATGGGCATTCTTTATCTCTTCACCGGCGGTTTCTTCGGTATCGCTTTGCTCATTGACGCATTACGTCTAAGCAAAATGGTAGATGAGTATAACTACAGATTCGCACGAGTGCATCATCACTATAGGGGTAATGTAAATACCACCACTAACAATAATAGCAACAATATCATTATCATCAATAATGTGACCATAAATGCAACAAAGGTTGAAACAAGAGAATAG
- a CDS encoding acyltransferase family protein → MNQPLINIERKFRPEIEGLRVVAALLVAVYHIWFNRVSGGVDVFFVISGFLITTSIISTINRTGEFRFRPYVTKLMKRLLPSVFFILAIVLVLSQFLLPKSILDKTIQEVFASMFFYQNWQLAFSSTDYLDSTQMKTPVEHFWALSIQGQFYIIWFLIFTLILFLIKKYKLTKVKTLINTILGVLFVSSFIYSVYLTSVNQPWAYFITMTRVWEFALGSLLCINLSSIKVNKFTAAVVGWLGLIGLILTGIVFNVSEMFPGYIALWPMTCALFIVLSGARDTKYGVKRFLGSTVMVRLGGIAFGIYLWHWVLLEFYRYNVQETPGFIVGTLIIISSIALSFLMTKYIEEPIRSSKDNKFSFKRLGIMGSVNVLLIASLFIGAYIDQNRLENKITDKNYPGALAAKNPDGIPDQEPIPSFSEVFNDLPQAHLDGSNQELDDSDLKIGEYGKTKNYDATIALIGSSHSEHWLGAILEATKDENYRVLSLTRSGTRFSTGYSDNDLKGIWNNNVKDYLKHADVDLIVAQATASDTSNNKIQQQMVGQLQSVKDEYGIEVLAIRDVPRYSFNVLESLETGGLEHTTKRMNSEDNQKDESFWRQFENKNESLNKIDLTDYLRVNGKFQPVIGNIIIYRDNRHLTNTYSESFGPIFDEKINEILKD, encoded by the coding sequence GTGAATCAACCATTAATTAATATTGAACGTAAATTCAGACCCGAAATCGAAGGATTACGCGTTGTCGCGGCATTACTGGTAGCGGTTTATCATATATGGTTTAATCGTGTTTCTGGTGGGGTTGATGTATTCTTTGTAATTTCAGGTTTTCTTATTACTACTTCAATAATTTCCACAATTAATCGAACAGGGGAATTTCGTTTTCGGCCATATGTCACAAAGTTAATGAAAAGATTACTTCCTTCTGTATTTTTTATTCTTGCAATTGTTCTGGTTTTGAGTCAGTTTTTATTACCTAAATCAATTTTAGATAAAACTATACAGGAAGTATTTGCCTCAATGTTTTTTTATCAAAACTGGCAACTAGCTTTTTCGAGCACGGATTATTTAGATTCCACCCAAATGAAAACACCTGTTGAACACTTTTGGGCTTTGTCTATACAAGGACAATTTTATATAATTTGGTTTTTAATATTTACTTTAATTTTATTTTTAATAAAAAAATATAAATTAACTAAAGTTAAAACATTAATAAATACTATTTTAGGAGTATTATTTGTTTCTTCTTTTATATACTCAGTATATTTAACATCTGTCAATCAGCCATGGGCTTATTTCATTACGATGACACGTGTGTGGGAATTTGCTTTAGGTAGTTTGCTCTGTATCAATTTATCGTCAATTAAGGTAAATAAATTTACTGCTGCAGTGGTAGGTTGGCTGGGATTAATCGGTTTAATTTTAACTGGAATAGTTTTCAATGTATCTGAGATGTTTCCAGGGTATATTGCCTTATGGCCAATGACCTGCGCATTATTCATTGTTTTATCTGGAGCACGCGATACAAAATATGGTGTCAAACGCTTTTTAGGTTCAACTGTAATGGTAAGGCTAGGCGGAATTGCTTTTGGAATCTACTTGTGGCATTGGGTATTATTAGAATTCTATCGTTATAATGTCCAAGAAACTCCGGGATTTATCGTTGGAACTCTTATTATCATTTCATCAATTGCCCTTTCGTTTTTGATGACAAAATATATAGAAGAGCCAATTCGAAGCTCAAAGGACAATAAGTTCTCATTTAAGAGATTAGGGATAATGGGCAGTGTAAATGTACTCTTAATTGCATCGCTATTTATTGGGGCATATATAGATCAAAATAGACTGGAAAACAAAATAACGGATAAAAATTATCCCGGAGCGTTAGCTGCGAAAAATCCTGATGGTATACCTGATCAAGAACCAATACCTTCATTTTCTGAAGTCTTTAATGATTTACCACAGGCGCATTTGGATGGCAGTAATCAGGAGTTAGATGACAGCGACTTAAAGATAGGAGAATATGGAAAAACTAAAAATTACGATGCTACAATTGCTCTGATTGGCAGTTCTCATTCAGAACATTGGTTAGGGGCAATATTAGAAGCCACAAAAGATGAAAATTATCGAGTCTTGAGTTTGACTCGTTCAGGTACACGATTTTCAACAGGGTATTCGGATAATGATTTAAAAGGTATCTGGAACAATAATGTTAAAGATTATCTAAAGCATGCAGATGTAGATCTTATCGTTGCACAAGCCACAGCTTCTGATACGTCTAATAATAAAATACAACAACAAATGGTTGGTCAGCTGCAGTCTGTTAAAGATGAATATGGGATTGAAGTATTAGCTATTCGTGATGTTCCTAGATATAGTTTTAATGTATTGGAATCATTAGAAACAGGTGGACTAGAACACACTACAAAAAGAATGAATTCAGAAGATAATCAGAAAGACGAAAGCTTTTGGAGACAATTTGAAAATAAAAATGAATCATTAAATAAAATTGACTTAACTGATTACTTAAGAGTAAATGGAAAATTCCAGCCTGTTATTGGTAATATTATAATTTACCGAGATAATAGACATTTAACGAATACTTATTCTGAAAGTTTCGGGCCTATATTTGATGAAAAAATCAACGAGATACTCAAAGACTAA